DNA sequence from the Drosophila sechellia strain sech25 chromosome 3L, ASM438219v1, whole genome shotgun sequence genome:
CACCTGACGCAGCGGCGACTTCAACAAGACGAGGTCAACTCCAGACCAAGACATGCAAATGCCActtggcggtggtggtgggggCGGTAAAAGTGGGGAGCAGGAACAGAGGGAAAACTGAAACCACTTGGGTCGCCTTGGAAAAGGAAGAAAACAACTTTTTGCGCTAAGCAGATGAAGGACATTTGCATATACGCCTTAGAGATGGGAGGGCAGAAAGAACTTACGCAGGCAGCGAAATCAAAAGCTTTTTAAAGGATATTCTCTATAATTTTACGCTTAAAAGGCGCAGTCCGAATATCCTGGAACCAGGATGTTTGCTCAGCAGGCCGGGGAAATGGTTAAAAAGTGGAAAGAATAAATAGAAGGTACACCCCATTGCGAAAGCAGCCGCTGTTTTACCCACGTGCCAAGCGGCTTAAGATGAGAAAGACTTCGTCCTGGAACATTTGCATGCGACTTTTAAATCAattattgttaaatatttatttcttggcaGTCCATTTGGGCGGCAGGCGCGCAGGAATTGTCTGTTTCGCTGGGCATATTATGCAAACATAAATTACATGATTGATTTCATTCGAAGGGCAACACAATGGGAACACAGCTCACACACTTTTTGGCCTGGCAAAACAATCGGGAAAAATGTAAACAGTATGCAAATTCACTGCGGGTTTTGGCTTGATTAAAAAGCTTAGAAATTAGCATATCATTTGTGCAGCTATTTGTTGGcatttagaaaaatattgatTTCCCGCCAAGGGGATGTTCCACAATTTTTATTAAGGAAGTAGCTATATTGAGATACcaaagaaatatattttaagtttgAGAAAGAATAACAAGTTAATGAAATTAGTTGTGTGTTGTTAGCAGTTGTGTTTTATaagattaaaaatatattatttctgTATCTACATAGATTGACTTAATTTTGTTGCTACTTTAATAGAAAGTTGAGGGAATGCACCACTCATATGAGACCTTTAAGTCCTATGCCAACTTTTACCCAACTATATATTTAGCAACTTTGgctttttttgattttctttatttttgtattttattttttatgcttGTGGCGAGGCAGCATCGTGTGTTTTGCTCACTGGCGCGTTGACATCGCCATCAAAATGCTTTGACGTGGTTTTTGATTGACAGGAAACTCATAAATAATTCATGTCATTAAATCATGTTACATTTTTTCTTCTCTCTGGGACGAGCTCCTCAGCTTTCGGTCCTCTTATTCTGCGGCAGCACAAGTTGCAGCATCTTCAGGATGCTGGCCATTGAAACGAGTTTCGCCAAGTGGCGAGGTGGACATTTGGGCAGCTCTTCTCCGATACTCAGTTGCTCCACCTCCATTATACAGCGACCCATCGCCAATCTGCAGTTCTTCAGCAATTAAATGTCAAAAACTGTTTCTCTTCTCGCCATCTTCTTGTGATGTAACTCAATTCAGCTCTTggatttttcctcttttccacgtatttttttttaatattttccttgAAGAACTTGAAGAAAATAAGTTTTCAATGAATATAATTATGCAAAGCAGCCGGCAAGTCGCACTCCACTTGGCTGGACCCTAAGAGGCTCTGGAAAAAAAGgacattaaaattatataaaagcagcttggcgaaatttaaatatttcaccgACTTCTACCCCAATTTCCACGCTGtcataatattttatgattgctTGTTTTAATTCCTTGTTCCATCATTTCACAATTTTTTGatgttttattttcgtttcttGTCTCAtcttatttttgcttttttccgCCTTGTCAATTGTCCAACAGcgcaaagtttttaatttttatcaaAAGATTTCttgcgctgctgctgtttttaatgaaattttctCGCTGTCCAGTAAAGGATTGGGCGCCagcgaaatttgcataattttttgtcagtcatttttaatttgtgaTTTGCGGCAGTCGAGTGAGTGTCCTTAAAAGTTGCCTTAAGATTCTTTTTTCACTTCGGGCATCCTTTGTAATTAAAGACATCTATGAGTTTTTGGGTGTGCACAAGATCTGAAAAAAGTTTATACTAATTTAAAGCTTTCTAAATAattgttttgaattttatcgaaacatatttttagataCATTGGTAAATTTGCTGCTCATTAGTTCTCAACACTGTTTTCTAGTTAACTTTAAgatgccaaaaaataatacaatcttGATTGGTCATTTTCATTACCACTAAGTGCTTTGCTAAAATGATATTAGATTTATTTGGAAAACCGAATGAACTTCAGCCCTCTTTGTTACACTACCAGTTCGTAGGATCTTCTGCTGGCTGGTTTTCATCTGGCaaatcattttaattgctttgcCGCACTTGGGCATCCTTCTCCTACCAAAGAGCCCCCGGAATCAAGGGCTTAGCCTTTGTTGTTGGCGGTGGCGATGGCGATTGTGTGCGGCGATAATAATTACACGTCACGCTGCCACGCAATCAAAACATTATTTGTGCAAAATCACGGAACTGAACTGAAGCGGAAGTGATGAAGGACTTATTGGCTGCACGCGTCCTCCGTCGTTGTCCTTCgccagcgaaaaaaaaaatgtttaaaaaatatttggctgGCTGACGGGCTGACGGGCTGTGCGGGTCTATTGGCGCACCCCATTTGCATTGCACCCAAGTCTCCGGATCGGGAGGACTACGTTCCGTGTTAAATTCAACACAACGCGTGCGGTCACGTGGCTAAAGGATACGCCCACTTTCATGATAGTCACAATCGACAGTCGAGATTTAAACAAAACGTTGCCCACCGCATCAAACGTCATTCTCGTTGTTCCCATTGAAAATCATCAACGCTGCCAAAAAAGATTGGGAAATCAGGAAAGAGCTGCGGAAAATCGCTGGAAATTATGTAAATTGTTTTCCCCGGCGAGGTCGCAGATCGGAAGGagtgcgaaaatttgcctaaATGCTGGCAGGACACCCCAACAGGTTCAAACTGTTGCAGACAGCGGCAGAAATGCCAAGCAATGTGAGAAATGCCAGAAACATATGTCGCCATTATCGGCAGTTAACCAAAATGACAATCCTTTCATAGGGACTGATAATTTGGGAATGACTTTGGGGAGTAAAAGTCTAAGGATGGTttgggaaaatattaaaaatatttaagatactgttttatttattccttttaatattttatggacgaaattacaaaattacacatctaatataataataataataacaataataacttACAGAATAAATGCGTTGACTTTTTTGATAAagttgaaaataatatttttatattttctttccaCCAATAGATTAAGTTGACTTTGACTTAAaatgatatatgtataagaTATTGATTTGAACAATCcaaatttgcaattttttttagtttttttgtataaaattCTCATCTTGTTACTTAGCGAAACCGTTATGGGTACTTCTACCAAACACCATTAATATAAGACTGAAAATGCCACCCTGCTTTGGCTCAATCCATAGATCAATGGGAAGATATCATTTCGCATTTGTTGTATATTACTTCCTGTTCGGCATGGACAGataaatttcatatttttcccACCAGTCCGAAGTGTCCTAGATGTCCTAACTGTCCACCCCTTGAGAACGATATAGTCGCAATGCCAGCCCCCTGGCGACGACACACGTCCGTGGCAATAAAAGCGCCAACGTTTCAATTCCGATGCGGCTGACAAATGCACGGAAAAAATGCCAGCGATTCTgccccaaaaatatattataatgataaaaaaaaatcgaatgaaTGGAAACGGACGAAAGTTTATATCGATGCTGTCGAGTGTTTTGATTTGTAACGTTTCTCACTTCATTATTATGCAATAAATAATGCCATCTACATGTTCCATCTAATGTTATGCAGAAGGGCGAATCGCAGGGGTAGTTTATTTGTCCTGCGTTTTCTGTCCATCGGAAGTGGAGCGGAGCGATGGTCAGAAAATCATTGCTGTTGAAATTAATGAGGCCTAACATGACTGGGCGCGATTTTTTTTCGTGCGAATATATTTTTGCGAAGTATAAGGAAAGTATTGAAATATTGAATATGCCGTAGTCTGTGGTGTCCCTATTGTCCGTGGTTTTTCATGTTGTTCGAGCTGTCCGTGTGTCCGGTCTGTCCGTGGTGTCTGtgttgtttgctgtttttatGGTCTATATAAGAGTAGCAAACAGTACAATATCAAAGacaaaaaaagtttaaataaaaacttcCAGCAATTACAATGAAATAGGAGTGAGTGTACCATTTCGAAACTTCAAGAATGGGAACAGACCTGACCTCTGCTGGAGCTTTTTGGCATTATGGAGCAGTTGTCGCGTGGCCAACAATTTTCAAAAGTTCCTGGCACGAAGCTTaaagcgtgctctaaaagccaaaacaaaaaagacaAAATCCAAATTTTGCTTACTTCTTCTTCGCGGGTATTTTTCGATATCGATACCGATATCGATGGTACGAAAAACAATGCATATCGGTGCACCAACGCCAAATCAATGTGCCAAAATGGACTCGTGGCCTGCACGGAGGACATGCTCACAACGAAACCGATCTAGATCGATATCGTGAGTACTACTAATATTGGTTCCTCGATTAGGATAAGGATTGCTTGTTGTTTCAAATTCCTAATTATAGGAAAATTAACGTAATATGAAGGGTCTGGCGACTGAACACATCAGGATCATTTTGAGAGGACTCCTGAGTCTTTTAAGAAACAAACACGTTTCTGTTTGGATTTCAGCcacttaaaatatttgtatacttTCAGGAAGAGCTTCCCGCTTCTGCTTCCGCACCCGAGGCTGACCCTTCCTCTGTGTCCGTCGCTGATCCTGACCACGCCTCAACATCTTCTGGCACCGCCTACGCCTACCCCATGCCGACGGAGCCGACCTGCGATCAgcatttgcaaacaaaagaaGCAGCCAAATCCCGTACCAGAACCGTTTGCCGAAAGCTCCAGCTACGCGGTAGCATTGAACCCCTGTGCGAAAGCTCCGCCTGAAAACCCACCCCCATTGCAGTGGGCACTCACCTCCAtcgttgtgtgtgtgctggcatGCCGCTGAGAGCGGTTCTCGCTTTCTGTGACACAAAGAGGAGTGTCATGCAGCATAAATTTCATACGAATTCCGTACACTCGCAACGCGTCGCAGATACTTTTCGGCAAAGTTTTCCGCAGGAAAAAGCCagtgtaaataaattgaaaaaaaaaaaaccgaaaaatggGCGACAGTTCCTCTTAGTTATTAACAAATCGGTGTAAATAAATGGGTGTGTTCGTTAAACGGTAAATGAAAGTGTATTTGGAActgtgtttttatttaacGGAATGAAATGGAATGGCCAAATGCGCCCAAGTGGTCAAGTGAGATAAATCAAACAAGTTTCTTTGGGGCGAAATAAAACGACGGCCAGCCGAAAATCACCATGGgaatggaaattaaatgaaaatccggcaatcataaataaaacataaattatgTTTCGCTGCCAGTTGGcggcaacaaaaataaaataattaaaaaacacaaaaaaagggAAGATGTGAACCAAGCGgatatattttgatttttttttataaatagaaaaatcaatttctcTCTCTCCGAGGAgcgctctctctcttttttggCGCGCGCCTGTCTGTGTCCGTCTTCCCCCAAAACGGgcgcatgtgtgcgtgtgctccGTGTGCTTCGTGTGCGTGTGGTGGTGCGGTGTGTCTCCCGTGTCGGTGTCTATTATAATATCCAGTGAGCAAAAGCGAGTGGCCGAGTGCTCTCAcactctctctccctctctgcGAATAATTGAATATAATTCAAGTGTTTTTGCTGCACACTATTTGTTGTGCTTATTATCgttattatttgtttaaattaccaacgacaacataaacaacaacaagagcacCACGCGCGCGTTTGGCACAAAGCAGGGAAGCCACCTTTGAAGGCATCGAAAACATCAACAACACACAAAAGGCTCTCAAGGAGAGCGATTTGCGTAGTGCTGCTGCAGCCCTGGTCAGAAAAACCCTTTTATGGGTTTGTCCTGTTTACAAATTGAcgctgcaaattgaatttatagcACGGCTGAAACAAGTGGTTGAGTGCCAGCCAGGGACCCACTTAATTTCCGCTACGGTCCCCAAAATACAGAAGACAAATAAATGAGGAAAATGCCACTACAGTGAAGCATCGTGCAGTGGAAACTTGAAATTTTCATCAATTTCGAGTTGAAAGTTTAGTTcgtttcataataataatgctATTACCAAATCAAACTCgttctttaatttttgtttcaaTACTAAAGGAGCACAAAAAGTATTACTAAAGAAATTTGCACTTATAACTCATTCTACACTTGGTAACAAGTTTTAAGTTTCCACTAACTTCACTTCACTTGAATTAGCCAAGTTGTCCTGTATTTGGTTTGAACTGGAAATAGGTGGCCGAGTGGCTGAGTGGGTGGCTTGGGTGGCATTTTCCCTGAGAAAAACTCACGCACAAATGTATTTCCCCCCGAGGAGCATTTGTTGCTGCTACCTCAATCTTTCGAAATTGACAACGGCggcagtcgcagcagcaacaacaacaccaaatcaaataaattaaatttacacaCATAGTTAAATTAGtgaaaattgaataaaacAGAAGAAAGAATAGACGACGAACGTAAATAAAAGACGTTGAGGTGACGGAGACGCGAAGAGTGAGGAGTGGCAGGCAGAGCGAGAGAACAACGTGTCGAGcaacaaattaataatacaacaataacaaaaaatcagataaataaaaagcaacacaaattgaaaacaaaaacaacaagagcagcagcagcagcgattcTGGATTTCTAGAGGCAGCGGCACATTCAAAAGATGGGCTGTGGACAGAGcaagatacatttgtatccCAGGAAATCGAAGAGTAAAGCGAACGGCAAGAAAGGAGGACATGGTGAGTAGGTGAAATGAGAGTATATCCTTTGAGCAACTGACTCTATAAGTTGCACAAGACGAAAATGCGTTAAAGGTAGCAATCAATAGGTAATCTAAAGGTTTTCCTACGCCCAAAATACACGgttcaaatatttttagtagccacttatgtacatatatatcatAAAGAATCAGCAATACTTGATAAATTGATCTTCAAAAATTTCTCAGTTTCTCAGTACATTTTACTTATagattttatgttttatttctttttgcgTGCTAGAATTGATattgttttgccaattttgtATATCCCCCATCATTTGGAATGATCTATCAAATCGTTTGGGCATTTTCCTCTGTGTAGAGCAAGGGAAATTGGGAAAACGGCGAGTAAAACGTATTGCCTCGCACAACAAAAGCTTACACGCATGACGACATCAATTTGCCTCCAGCtgcgtgtgcatgtgtgcgtcCGTGTTTccctgcatgtgtgtgtgtgtgtgtgtgagccacCTGTTTCCACACAATGAGGATATCATTGATTAATATGTCACCAGCAGTGAAAAAAAGGGGAAGTTGAAAGGAGGAGGCCAGTTTTAAGGCCATGCATTCGCCAAAGTAATAATAAAGGCCTACATTTTAAAGCCCACAGCATTGCAATGCATTGTCTATAtataaaaacacacacacacacacacacacacgcacgcataCTAGCCCGTGTTTGCGCTTAAGTTTATAAGAATGTAAAAACCTAGCCTACATGCCAAACTTTTGACTATGCCCAACCCCGCTCCTTTGTGGCTGTcagtgtctgtgtgtgcgtgtttcttgctttttttattatattttgtgtgtgtataattAACTGCTAAAAAGGCAACTTGTTGTTGCAGTGGGCGACGCTTcaaggggcgtggccagcCTCCCCAGTTTGTATatagctgtgtgtgtgtgtgggcaaaAGGGTTAAAGCTAAAAAAGTATAGCATACACAAAGGCGCCATTGTGCCATAAACGACCCAAATATTTCGTAGGCGCCTAAGCTTAGTCTCGTTCCTAGATTAATTATTCATAATACTCGGCTCTCGGCTTACCGAATTTGCATTAAAATGCATAAcggcttttaattaaatttacggCTGGCAAGGTGACTTCAAAGAATGGCCCGAGGaaatattaagtatacgcagCTTAAGCCGAAAGATGGATTAGCCAAACAGAAACGTGCAGGTACAAAAAGGATGCTGAAAACTTGgatttctttattattatttttataaataattgaatATTTGTAGGGTTCATAGTGTTTTTTTGAGTGACCACAAGGCCCAAGGAGCTAACACAATTTCTATAAGTGTTTTCTAAGCATTTTTCTCGACTGCAAGTGCCCCCCGTTTCGCATAGAAGTTTGCCACACTTGGCTTATTGCAAAACTTATGCCACTCCATGGCACTCGCGAAATTGCCCACTCATCTTGACTAATGCTCGAAACTCTTCTTTGGCATTATGCATTTGTTTGGCAGCCGACTCAGATGCCGAAACGGACGAGGACGAAGGCCACATCGAGGATGCCGAGAAGGCACAGCAGCGCGACCGCGAGAAGCACGACGAGAGCGAGGAGCTAAGCAATAAGGACATCCAGGAAAGCGACGAGGACGTGGCCGTCTCACTGCTGCGCGCCAAGAACCTGTCGCTGCTACAAAGCCAGTAAGTCAGCCCACCGACCACATAACCCTAAAATGAACACCTCACTTTTCCAGGGAAATATCATCTAGCCAGCAGAACTTCTTCCGCATGCTGGACAAGAAGATCGATGAGGTGAGAGTTTACTTAGTGATACATTATACCAGATGGAAGATTTAAATCTAGGGGGTTCCCAATAGTACAGTCTATTAAAATAGAAATACTTGCCTGGGTTTACTTAAATCACTTGCTAGCTATTAAGCACAGAAAACAATTGTTGATTCTATAAACATAAAAAGTTTAAAGTACGAAATTCTTTAAATTCATTGACCCCAAATACGTAGTTTAAtagaatttattaatttaaacatacatatatatttgaaaagcTTTACAATTTAAACTCAACCAAAGTAAATAAGTCATAATATTTATGTGTAATTGTAATGCGCTTTTCCGTGATAATAAACAAATGGCCCAagatcaatatatatatatatgtaagtgCACTAAGTATTTGGCTATGCCAAATCGAAAGAGCAAAACAATTGGTTTTATGGCCcacaatttgttttcatttcgaacAACATGTGAGGAGCCATTAAAATTCGCTTGTTACCTGAAAATTGGACTTCAAAGAGATTTCAGCAACTTATGCGCAGCAAGAAAATCTATATACATGGGGATtaatttgattgttttattaAACATGTTGgacacaaaatattttataaatttatattattaaggTATTTGAATTTAATCTTTATATTCTGGCTGGTTAGAATAAGCTTTTGATAGCTAAGCTTTTATATAAATCTGTCTAAACAAACACGCTTATTTTAGGGTCCCGACTACGACTCGGCCAGCGAGACGGAGATCGCTTTGGAGGAGGCTCGACTAAACGCCCTGCGCCAACATTGGGAGTCCGCCAGCATAACGGCCTCCATCTGCTCCTCGGCCAGCCGCTCGCTGCAGACGACGCCCATCCGCCAGGTGCAGGTGCCATTGAAGCAGCCGCCGCGTGGCGCCGGCCTGCTGCTCCAGCCTTCCAGCGCCTCGGCGGTCAccgcctccacctcctcctcctcctcatcgaCGATAGTCGCGCTGCCCACGACGGAGTATCTACCTCAGCATGTGTTGACGGGACGGCAAGTggtgcagcaacaacagcagcaacaagcgGCAGTGctctaccagcagcagcagcagcaactaatCCTGCTGCCCCAGTTGGATCCTAATGTTGTCAACACGTccacggcagcagcagcggcacaGCTCGtccagttgcagcagcagcaacagcagcagctacagcaacagcagcacctacagctgcagcagcaacagcaactgcagcagcaacagcagctgcaactcaatcaacagcagcagcaactctaccaacagcagcaacagcaataccTGCTGACCTTTCCCGCCGGATCAAAGCCACAGAGCGTAAGTCCAAAGCGCCTGATCTATGGTGGACCCGCTGCAACCACTCTCCTCTGTGCAACTGGGTAGGTTCAGCTATCTGacatcatatatatattatatccaTTTAAATACATTGATGTGCATTTCAGCATCAAATGCAACGCCCCCGAAACTTACGAACCGCCAACCGCTCCACACAGCCAaatccagcagcaacagccaccgcctcctccgccggGCGCCTACTACGGAGAGATGATGCACGGCGTACAGGTGAGTGGTCCTATATGTACTATATCTATTGCAATAACTGAGGAGTAAGCACAGAAGCAGCTTTAGCTGAGTCTGCTGAAGAATTCTGCCAAAATCCACGCTCATGAGCAACTAGTTCTTAATGCCTACTATCTTGACTGCTAGGTAGATGACTAATATATTCACTTGACCATTTGCAGGCCGCTCCAGCGGCGGAATACAAGTTCCCGCCGGCCATCAGCGTGCAGCGACTGGCGCCGCAGGTGCAGCGGCAGCTGCGCGAGACGCAGGAACTCATAAAAGACTCGTGCCCGCAGCTGTATGCTGCGGGCTATGGCAGCCCAGGACCACCGATACGCAATCCCAGCAGGAACCCCACTAGAACTAGACCCACCCTGGAGACGCAGTTCTCGCAGGAACTCTCGTGATATCTATATATGTAAACAGCCGGCAGACGGAGGATGCACCCACGttcagacacacacacaaccactCACACTTGGAAAAAC
Encoded proteins:
- the LOC6611071 gene encoding zinc finger protein 853; translated protein: MGCGQSKIHLYPRKSKSKANGKKGGHADSDAETDEDEGHIEDAEKAQQRDREKHDESEELSNKDIQESDEDVAVSLLRAKNLSLLQSQEISSSQQNFFRMLDKKIDEGPDYDSASETEIALEEARLNALRQHWESASITASICSSASRSLQTTPIRQVQVPLKQPPRGAGLLLQPSSASAVTASTSSSSSSTIVALPTTEYLPQHVLTGRQVVQQQQQQQAAVLYQQQQQQLILLPQLDPNVVNTSTAAAAAQLVQLQQQQQQQLQQQQHLQLQQQQQLQQQQQLQLNQQQQQLYQQQQQQYLLTFPAGSKPQSVSPKRLIYGGPAATTLLCATGIKCNAPETYEPPTAPHSQIQQQQPPPPPPGAYYGEMMHGVQAAPAAEYKFPPAISVQRLAPQVQRQLRETQELIKDSCPQLYAAGYGSPGPPIRNPSRNPTRTRPTLETQFSQELS